One Pseudomonas sp. HOU2 genomic window carries:
- a CDS encoding ABC-F family ATP-binding cassette domain-containing protein, protein MTHVSRTPALVSLNQTSFQFANGEAIFNDLNLHFDHIHTAIVGRNGVGKSVLAKLIAGHLQPTAGSVTCSVPLAYVAQTFTADAAQTVADATGTAAALRALQRLQCGAAAAEDFDILGERWDLPERLRQSLDNAGLPDIAATDLTQPLSGGQQARLALIRAFLSPARLLVLDEPTNHLDGPGRDWLMNQLERWRGGLIVVSHDRQLLERMQRIVELTPLGVTVYGGNFSAYQQQRQIHQAAAQATLDQSRTERRREQQRLQNEHDTIQRHAARSLRNAKTANVSGFERAGLKGAARQIMGQVRHGHQQRKSELDARVRDAYAKVLADETVLMNLPGSAVPAARRVCSLIDARLPWLPAQPVNLALSGPVRVAVNGPNGCGKSTLLRVLAGQLQPDSGECIIHVPVAYLDQHLKLLDDRLSVIEQLLALQSPLSESTLRGHLAHLQLDAQRVTRPSASLSGGERLKAALAVALWGKTPAQLLLLDEPSNHLDLASVQAFEQALQTFPGAIVAVSHDSEFLQALKPTHHLDWHATEWRLQPTN, encoded by the coding sequence ATGACTCACGTCTCGCGTACGCCTGCCCTCGTCTCCCTGAATCAAACCAGTTTTCAGTTCGCCAATGGCGAGGCGATTTTCAACGACCTGAATCTGCATTTCGATCACATCCACACTGCCATCGTCGGACGCAACGGCGTCGGTAAGAGCGTGCTGGCCAAGCTGATTGCCGGACATTTGCAACCGACTGCCGGCAGCGTCACCTGCTCGGTTCCATTGGCCTATGTGGCGCAAACATTCACCGCCGATGCGGCGCAGACCGTGGCCGATGCCACCGGCACCGCTGCCGCTCTTCGCGCATTGCAACGGCTGCAGTGTGGCGCGGCGGCGGCGGAAGACTTCGACATCCTCGGCGAGCGCTGGGATCTGCCCGAACGTCTGCGCCAATCGCTGGATAACGCCGGTCTGCCAGACATTGCCGCCACGGATCTGACCCAACCACTGAGCGGCGGCCAGCAGGCGCGGCTGGCGTTGATCAGAGCGTTTCTGAGTCCGGCGCGCCTGTTGGTGCTGGATGAGCCGACCAATCATCTGGACGGCCCCGGCCGCGACTGGTTGATGAACCAACTGGAACGCTGGCGCGGCGGATTGATCGTCGTCAGTCACGACCGGCAATTGCTTGAGCGCATGCAACGTATCGTCGAGCTGACGCCGCTGGGTGTTACGGTGTACGGCGGCAATTTTTCCGCTTACCAGCAGCAACGACAGATCCATCAGGCGGCGGCGCAAGCGACGCTGGATCAAAGCCGAACCGAGCGCCGGCGCGAGCAGCAGCGCTTGCAAAACGAGCACGACACCATCCAGCGGCATGCCGCCCGCTCACTGCGCAATGCCAAAACCGCCAACGTCTCCGGTTTCGAGCGCGCCGGCCTGAAAGGTGCTGCGAGGCAGATCATGGGCCAGGTGCGTCATGGTCATCAACAGCGCAAATCCGAACTCGATGCACGGGTGCGCGATGCCTACGCCAAAGTTCTCGCGGACGAGACCGTGTTGATGAACCTGCCCGGCAGCGCAGTGCCCGCTGCGCGCAGGGTCTGCTCGTTGATTGATGCGCGCCTGCCATGGCTGCCGGCGCAACCGGTCAATCTCGCGCTGAGCGGTCCTGTGCGCGTCGCCGTCAATGGTCCGAATGGCTGCGGCAAATCGACGTTGCTCAGAGTCCTCGCAGGTCAACTGCAGCCCGACAGTGGCGAGTGCATCATCCATGTTCCCGTGGCTTATCTGGACCAGCATCTGAAGCTGCTGGATGACCGCCTCAGCGTCATCGAGCAACTGTTGGCGCTGCAGAGTCCGTTGAGTGAAAGTACATTGCGCGGCCATCTGGCTCATCTGCAACTGGACGCGCAACGGGTCACCCGACCGAGCGCTTCACTCAGTGGTGGCGAACGCTTGAAAGCCGCACTGGCGGTGGCCTTGTGGGGCAAGACACCTGCGCAATTGTTGCTGCTCGATGAACCGAGCAATCATCTGGATCTGGCATCGGTTCAGGCTTTCGAACAGGCATTGCAGACGTTTCCCGGCGCCATTGTCGCGGTTTCCCACGATTCTGAGTTTCTACAAGCATTGAAACCGACGCATCATCTGGATTGGCATGCCACAGAATGGCGGCTGCAACCGACGAACTGA
- the uvrC gene encoding excinuclease ABC subunit UvrC: protein MTEAFDSGAFLATVSGRPGVYRMFDSEARLLYVGKAKNLKKRLASYFRKTGLAPKTAALVGRIAQVETTITANETEALLLEQTLIKEWRPPYNILLRDDKSYPYVLLSDGQFPRLSIHRGAKKAKGRYFGPYPSAGAIRESLSLLQKTFFVRQCEDSYYKNRTRPCLQYQIKRCKAPCVGLVEPEVYAEDVRHSVMFLEGRSHALTNELSTAMEEAAINLEFERAAELRDQIALLRRVQDQQSMEGGTGDIDVIAAFVNPGGACVHLISVRGGRVLGSKNFFPQVGIEEEVAEVMAAFLGQYYISSPERDLPSELIVNVVPEDATALIEAIRELRGRELTISLRVRGTRARWQQLAVTNAEQALGARLANRQHTAARFDALAEVLNLDEPPQRLECYDISHSSGEATVASCVVFGPEGAIKSDYRRYNIEGVTAGDDYAAMHQALTRRFSKLKDGEGKLPDILLVDGGKGQLSMARDVLNELAVPDLILLGVAKGATRKAGFETLYLNDAAHEFTLRGDSPALHLIQQIRDEAHRFAITGHRARRGKTRRTSTLEGVAGVGPTRRRDLLKHFGGLQELSRASIEEIAKAPGISKKLAESIYANLHSE, encoded by the coding sequence ATGACTGAAGCATTCGATTCCGGCGCCTTTCTGGCGACAGTCAGTGGGCGTCCCGGCGTCTATCGCATGTTCGACAGCGAGGCGCGCCTGCTGTATGTCGGTAAGGCCAAGAACCTCAAGAAGCGCCTTGCCAGCTATTTTCGCAAGACCGGGCTGGCGCCGAAAACCGCTGCGCTGGTCGGGCGTATCGCGCAGGTCGAAACGACCATCACCGCCAACGAAACCGAGGCGTTGCTGCTTGAACAGACGCTGATCAAGGAGTGGCGTCCGCCGTACAACATTCTGTTGCGCGACGATAAGTCCTATCCCTATGTCCTTCTGTCTGATGGCCAATTCCCACGTCTGAGCATCCACCGTGGCGCGAAGAAGGCCAAGGGCAGGTATTTCGGCCCGTACCCGAGCGCCGGGGCCATTCGCGAAAGCCTCAGCCTCTTGCAAAAGACCTTTTTCGTCCGTCAGTGCGAAGACAGCTACTACAAGAATCGCACGCGCCCGTGTCTTCAATATCAGATCAAGCGTTGCAAGGCGCCTTGTGTCGGCCTGGTCGAACCTGAGGTCTACGCCGAGGATGTACGCCATTCGGTGATGTTTCTCGAGGGGCGCAGTCACGCCCTGACCAATGAGCTGTCAACCGCGATGGAAGAGGCGGCGATCAATCTGGAATTCGAGCGTGCTGCCGAGTTGCGTGACCAGATTGCCTTGCTGCGCCGGGTCCAGGACCAGCAAAGCATGGAAGGTGGCACGGGCGACATCGATGTTATTGCAGCCTTCGTCAACCCGGGCGGCGCTTGCGTTCATTTGATCAGCGTGCGTGGCGGTCGTGTATTGGGCAGCAAGAACTTCTTTCCGCAGGTTGGTATCGAGGAGGAAGTTGCCGAAGTCATGGCGGCGTTTCTCGGTCAGTACTACATCAGCAGTCCGGAGCGCGACCTGCCCAGCGAGTTGATCGTCAATGTGGTACCGGAAGACGCTACAGCCCTGATCGAAGCCATCCGCGAGTTGCGCGGTCGTGAACTGACCATCAGCCTTCGGGTGCGAGGCACACGGGCGCGCTGGCAGCAGTTGGCGGTCACCAATGCCGAGCAAGCGCTGGGCGCACGCCTGGCCAACCGTCAACACACGGCAGCGCGCTTCGATGCGCTGGCTGAAGTGCTGAATCTGGATGAGCCGCCACAGCGTCTTGAGTGCTATGACATCAGTCATTCCAGTGGTGAGGCCACCGTCGCTTCCTGTGTCGTGTTCGGCCCGGAAGGCGCAATCAAGTCCGACTATCGTCGCTACAACATTGAAGGCGTCACGGCGGGCGATGACTATGCGGCCATGCACCAGGCGTTGACTCGGCGCTTCAGCAAACTGAAGGACGGGGAGGGCAAGCTGCCGGACATTCTGCTGGTCGACGGCGGCAAAGGTCAGTTGTCGATGGCCCGTGACGTGCTCAATGAATTGGCGGTGCCGGATCTGATCCTGCTGGGTGTGGCCAAGGGCGCAACACGCAAGGCCGGCTTCGAAACTTTGTATCTTAATGATGCCGCCCATGAGTTCACCCTGCGCGGTGACTCACCGGCACTGCACCTGATTCAGCAGATACGTGACGAAGCTCACCGCTTCGCAATTACCGGCCACCGTGCGCGGCGCGGCAAGACCCGCCGCACCTCGACGCTGGAAGGCGTTGCGGGTGTCGGGCCGACCCGGCGTCGGGACTTGTTGAAACATTTTGGTGGATTGCAGGAGCTGTCTCGTGCAAGCATCGAAGAGATCGCCAAAGCACCGGGGATCAGTAAAAAGCTCGCAGAGTCGATTTATGCAAACCTGCATAGCGAGTAG
- the modA gene encoding molybdate ABC transporter substrate-binding protein translates to MTIRASRFAPTCLATLLAVFAFGAAQADEVQVAVAANFTAPIQAIAADFEKDTGHKLVAAYGATGQFYTQIKNGAPFEVFLSADDTTPEKLEKEGDTVKGSRFTYAIGTLALWSAKEGYVDAKGEVLKKNEYQHLSIANPKAAPYGLAATQVLEKLKLTEATKAKIVEGQNITQAYQFVSTGNAELGFVALSQIYKDGKVTSGSAWIVPASMHDPIKQDAVILNKGKDSAAAKALVEYLKGPTAAAVIKSYGYQL, encoded by the coding sequence ATGACCATTCGTGCCTCACGTTTTGCCCCAACCTGCCTGGCCACCCTGCTTGCGGTATTCGCCTTCGGCGCCGCTCAGGCTGATGAAGTGCAAGTGGCTGTTGCCGCCAACTTCACTGCGCCGATCCAGGCAATTGCTGCCGATTTCGAAAAAGACACCGGGCACAAACTGGTCGCCGCTTACGGTGCCACCGGCCAGTTCTACACCCAGATCAAGAACGGCGCGCCGTTTGAAGTGTTCCTCTCGGCAGACGACACCACCCCGGAAAAACTGGAAAAAGAAGGCGACACCGTCAAGGGCTCACGCTTCACCTACGCCATCGGCACCCTGGCCCTGTGGTCGGCGAAAGAAGGTTATGTCGACGCCAAAGGTGAAGTCCTGAAGAAGAACGAATACCAGCACCTGTCCATCGCCAATCCGAAAGCCGCGCCGTACGGTCTGGCCGCCACTCAAGTGCTGGAAAAACTCAAACTGACTGAAGCAACCAAAGCCAAGATCGTCGAAGGCCAGAACATCACCCAGGCCTACCAGTTTGTGTCCACCGGCAATGCCGAACTGGGCTTCGTCGCGCTGTCGCAGATCTACAAGGACGGCAAGGTCACCAGCGGTTCGGCGTGGATCGTTCCAGCGAGCATGCACGACCCGATCAAACAGGACGCAGTGATTCTGAACAAGGGCAAGGACAGCGCCGCTGCCAAGGCTCTGGTTGAATACCTCAAAGGCCCGACAGCCGCTGCGGTGATCAAGTCCTACGGCTATCAGCTCTAA
- a CDS encoding DNA topoisomerase IB: MPDTALADVLPPDLHYVDDTQPGLTRKKLRGKFVYFDPAGQRITDPDEIKRINSLAVPPAYTDVWICADPRGHLQATGRDARGRKQYRYHPRWREVRDADKYSRLREFGLALPKLRKQLETLLDAPGFSRDKVMATVITLLDATLIRVGNTQYARDNRSYGLTTLRSRHVEVNGSAILFQFRGKSGIEHQITVKDRRLARIIKRCLEIPGQNLFQYLDENGERHTVSSHDVNSYLQTLTGADFTAKDYRTWAGSALALAVLRELQWESEAEAKRHVVEMVKNVSKQLGNTPAVCRKCYIHPAVVERFLLGALAELPRPRVRKGLRSEEVALAMFLEQMMDAP; encoded by the coding sequence ATGCCCGACACCGCACTAGCCGACGTCTTACCGCCCGACCTGCATTACGTCGACGATACTCAACCCGGCCTCACCCGTAAAAAGCTGCGCGGCAAGTTCGTCTATTTCGATCCGGCCGGGCAGCGCATCACCGACCCTGATGAGATCAAACGGATCAATTCGCTGGCAGTGCCGCCGGCCTACACCGACGTGTGGATCTGCGCCGATCCGCGTGGCCATTTGCAGGCCACCGGCCGCGATGCCCGGGGCCGCAAGCAGTATCGCTATCACCCGCGCTGGCGCGAGGTGCGCGATGCCGACAAGTACTCACGCTTGCGTGAGTTCGGCCTGGCGCTGCCAAAGTTGCGCAAACAGCTCGAAACCCTGCTGGACGCACCCGGCTTCAGCCGTGACAAGGTCATGGCCACGGTCATCACGCTGCTCGACGCCACGCTGATCCGCGTCGGCAACACCCAATACGCGCGGGACAACCGCTCCTATGGCCTGACCACCCTGCGCAGCCGGCATGTCGAGGTCAACGGCAGCGCGATCCTGTTCCAGTTTCGCGGCAAAAGCGGCATCGAACACCAGATCACCGTCAAGGATCGTCGCCTGGCGCGCATCATCAAGCGCTGCCTGGAAATCCCCGGGCAGAATCTGTTCCAGTATCTGGACGAAAACGGCGAGCGACATACCGTCAGTTCACACGACGTCAACAGCTACCTGCAAACCCTCACCGGTGCCGATTTCACCGCCAAGGACTACCGCACCTGGGCCGGCAGCGCACTGGCCCTGGCGGTATTGCGCGAACTGCAATGGGAGTCGGAAGCCGAGGCGAAACGGCACGTGGTGGAGATGGTCAAGAACGTGTCCAAACAGCTGGGCAACACCCCGGCGGTGTGCCGCAAGTGCTACATCCATCCGGCCGTGGTTGAGCGCTTCCTGCTCGGTGCACTGGCCGAACTGCCTCGTCCGCGAGTGCGCAAGGGCTTGCGCTCCGAGGAAGTGGCGCTGGCGATGTTTCTCGAGCAAATGATGGATGCGCCTTGA
- the pgsA gene encoding CDP-diacylglycerol--glycerol-3-phosphate 3-phosphatidyltransferase, with protein MNIPNLITVLRVLLIPIFILLFYLPYQWSYMASASVFAFAAATDWLDGYLARRLEQSTPFGAFLDPVADKLMVAVALVLLVQEHGNLWLTLPAAVIIGREIVVSALREWMAELGARAHVAVSNLGKWKTAAQMLALVILLANPRDFSFWVLLGYSLLMISAGLTLWSMVQYLRAAWPHLKTDVEKK; from the coding sequence ATGAATATCCCTAATCTGATTACCGTTCTCCGCGTCCTGCTCATCCCGATCTTCATTTTGTTGTTTTACCTGCCTTACCAGTGGAGCTACATGGCCTCCGCCTCGGTATTCGCCTTTGCGGCGGCAACTGACTGGCTGGATGGCTATCTGGCCCGCCGCCTGGAACAAAGTACGCCGTTTGGCGCATTCCTCGATCCGGTTGCCGACAAGCTGATGGTGGCGGTCGCCCTGGTATTGCTGGTGCAGGAACACGGCAACTTGTGGCTGACACTTCCCGCAGCCGTCATCATCGGCCGCGAGATTGTCGTGTCGGCCTTGCGTGAATGGATGGCCGAACTGGGTGCCCGCGCTCATGTAGCAGTGTCCAATCTCGGCAAGTGGAAAACCGCAGCGCAGATGCTGGCGCTGGTGATCCTGCTGGCCAATCCCCGCGACTTCAGCTTCTGGGTCTTGCTGGGTTACTCCTTGCTGATGATCTCGGCAGGCCTGACATTGTGGTCGATGGTTCAATACCTGCGGGCCGCCTGGCCGCATCTGAAAACCGACGTTGAAAAGAAATAA
- the msrA gene encoding peptide-methionine (S)-S-oxide reductase MsrA: MTGQTETAILAGGCFWGMQDLLRRYPGVLQTRVGYSGGDVPNATYRNHGNHAEAIEIIFDPAVISYRQILEFFFQIHDPSTPNRQGNDRGPSYRSAIYYLSEEQRDIAEDTAADVDASGLWPGRVVTEIEPAGPFWEAEPEHQDYLERIPNGYTCHFIRPNWKLPKRS; this comes from the coding sequence ATGACCGGACAAACCGAAACCGCGATTCTCGCCGGCGGCTGCTTCTGGGGCATGCAGGACCTGCTGCGGCGCTATCCCGGCGTGCTGCAGACGCGAGTCGGCTATAGCGGCGGCGATGTACCGAACGCCACCTACCGCAACCACGGCAACCACGCTGAAGCCATCGAGATCATTTTCGACCCGGCGGTGATCAGCTACCGGCAGATCCTCGAGTTCTTCTTCCAGATCCACGATCCGAGTACGCCTAACCGTCAAGGCAACGACCGTGGCCCCAGCTACCGTTCGGCGATCTATTACCTCAGCGAAGAGCAACGCGACATTGCCGAGGATACCGCCGCCGACGTTGACGCTTCCGGTCTCTGGCCGGGCCGAGTAGTCACCGAAATCGAACCCGCCGGGCCGTTCTGGGAAGCGGAACCTGAACATCAGGACTACCTGGAACGGATACCGAATGGTTACACCTGCCATTTCATCCGCCCGAACTGGAAGCTGCCCAAGCGCAGCTGA
- the modC gene encoding molybdenum ABC transporter ATP-binding protein, giving the protein MIDARLKIAYSGFSLDVDLHLPGRGVTALYGHSGSGKTTCLRCIAGLERAEQGFIQINDEVWQDSERRIFVPPHKRAIGYVFQEASLFPHLSVLANLQFGLKRIARAQRRVDMAQATELLGIGHLLERHPQHLSGGERQRVGIARALLTSPKLLLMDEPLAALDSQRKNEILPYLQRLHDELDIPVLYVSHAQDEVARLADHLVLLSDGKALASGPIGETLARLDLPMAMGDDAGVIIEGQVSAYDADYQLLSLQLPATEMNIRVTHAPMAVGQALRAKVHARDISLSLHDSVASSILNRLPVTVISEQTADNTAHVLIRLDAGGTPLLARITRFSRDQLGIHPGQHLWAQIKAVAVLA; this is encoded by the coding sequence ATGATTGATGCACGTCTGAAAATCGCTTATTCGGGTTTCAGCCTGGATGTCGATCTGCACTTGCCGGGACGCGGCGTGACCGCACTGTATGGTCATTCCGGGTCGGGCAAAACCACTTGCCTGCGCTGTATCGCCGGGCTTGAGCGCGCCGAGCAGGGTTTCATCCAGATCAACGACGAAGTCTGGCAGGACAGCGAACGACGGATTTTTGTCCCGCCGCACAAACGTGCAATCGGTTACGTGTTCCAGGAAGCGAGTCTGTTCCCGCATCTGTCGGTGCTGGCCAACCTGCAGTTCGGGCTCAAGCGCATTGCCAGGGCCCAGCGCCGGGTCGACATGGCGCAAGCCACCGAACTGCTGGGCATCGGTCATTTGCTGGAGCGTCATCCGCAGCATCTGTCCGGCGGCGAACGCCAACGTGTCGGCATCGCCCGCGCACTGCTGACCAGCCCGAAACTGCTGCTGATGGATGAGCCGTTGGCTGCGCTCGACAGTCAGCGTAAAAACGAAATCCTGCCGTACCTGCAACGGCTGCATGATGAACTGGACATTCCGGTGCTCTATGTCAGCCACGCTCAGGATGAGGTCGCGCGACTGGCCGATCATCTGGTGTTGCTCAGCGACGGCAAGGCCCTGGCCAGCGGCCCGATTGGCGAAACCCTCGCGCGCCTTGACCTGCCAATGGCGATGGGCGACGACGCCGGGGTGATCATCGAAGGTCAGGTCAGTGCCTACGACGCCGATTATCAGTTGCTCAGCCTGCAACTGCCGGCCACCGAAATGAACATCCGCGTGACCCACGCACCCATGGCCGTGGGCCAGGCTTTGCGCGCCAAGGTGCACGCCCGTGACATCAGCCTGAGCCTCCACGACAGTGTGGCCAGCAGCATCCTCAATCGGTTGCCGGTCACTGTGATCAGCGAGCAGACGGCGGACAATACCGCGCATGTGCTGATTCGTCTGGACGCTGGCGGCACACCGCTGCTGGCGCGGATCACGCGGTTTTCCCGGGATCAGCTTGGCATCCACCCGGGCCAGCATTTGTGGGCGCAGATCAAGGCCGTCGCCGTGCTGGCCTGA
- the modB gene encoding molybdate ABC transporter permease subunit codes for MSLTTADFAAIWLTLKLASLTTAILLVVGTPIALWLSRSRSWLRGPIGAIVALPLVLPPTVIGFYLLLAMGPNGFLGHFTQWLGLGTLTFSFTGLVIGSVIYSMPFVVQPLQNAFSAIGTRPLEVAATLRANPWDTFFSVILPLARPGFVTAAILGFAHTVGEFGVVLMIGGNIPDKTRVVSVQIYDHVEAMEYAQAHWLAGAMLVFSFLVLLALYSSRKTRAGWS; via the coding sequence ATGTCGCTGACGACTGCCGACTTCGCGGCGATCTGGCTGACCCTGAAACTGGCGTCCCTGACCACCGCTATCCTGCTGGTCGTCGGCACGCCGATTGCCCTGTGGTTGTCGCGCAGCCGATCCTGGCTGCGCGGCCCCATCGGCGCAATCGTCGCCCTGCCCCTCGTACTGCCGCCGACTGTGATCGGCTTCTATCTGTTGCTGGCTATGGGCCCCAATGGCTTTCTCGGCCACTTCACACAATGGCTGGGCCTGGGCACTCTGACCTTCAGCTTTACCGGACTGGTGATCGGTTCGGTGATTTATTCCATGCCATTTGTGGTGCAACCGTTGCAGAACGCGTTCTCTGCCATCGGCACCCGCCCACTGGAAGTGGCCGCAACCTTGCGCGCCAATCCCTGGGACACTTTTTTCAGCGTGATCCTGCCGTTGGCCCGCCCCGGTTTCGTGACGGCGGCGATCCTTGGGTTCGCGCATACCGTCGGTGAATTCGGCGTGGTGCTGATGATCGGCGGCAACATTCCCGACAAGACCCGCGTGGTCTCGGTGCAGATCTACGACCACGTCGAGGCGATGGAATATGCCCAGGCCCATTGGCTGGCCGGGGCGATGCTGGTGTTTTCGTTTCTGGTGTTGCTGGCGCTCTACTCCAGCCGCAAGACCCGCGCGGGTTGGAGCTGA
- a CDS encoding carbohydrate binding domain-containing protein — protein sequence MTTTDNTKKVDLVFLIDSSNSMKDEASALSARLNAAIEEASKACPSDLRVEFLGIEGTFGNSKFDKSARSYLTGTLGVDDGKIKGRKASAVGNPAQEDVAPAAEDIIKYFDWRKGAERNLFVLGDESLYGGEMVLNAERIKACDDAIDTALAHTVKVHSYLGTPHHTLPYPTPADEEAMVKEYKRFALRTGGEHYIYTKGIADFSQVLKNAICASKVPHQESVEEKKEEADKLEGKDPVDKPDNTASGNSNLCEQLPEIVKAVNTLADVLKGLVESCAPSSKGEKHACRCHEHDAKKDTGNNSAEQPGNSNSGVEEQPQVSEFVDKTMFTDGDWNHWEAGPVGHDCQLVDYAKQKTKGLYFKTAANKAHAGTILKKTLVGLEPGQEYSFLIRAKRVIGKFSTPKLSLSVDGKDISGVVELITTDEWVTITGNFTAGAGPTNLEVISHENDSNGNDYHVGRLVIANPGNPALDI from the coding sequence GTGACCACCACTGATAATACGAAAAAGGTCGACCTAGTCTTTTTAATTGACTCTAGTAACTCAATGAAGGATGAAGCATCCGCGCTCAGTGCAAGGCTTAATGCGGCAATCGAGGAGGCAAGTAAAGCTTGTCCTTCGGATTTACGTGTTGAGTTTCTTGGTATTGAGGGTACTTTTGGCAATTCAAAATTTGATAAGAGCGCACGTAGCTATCTTACCGGGACGCTTGGGGTCGACGACGGTAAGATCAAAGGCCGAAAAGCCAGTGCCGTCGGTAATCCGGCACAGGAGGATGTAGCGCCGGCTGCCGAAGACATCATCAAATATTTCGACTGGCGCAAAGGAGCGGAAAGAAATCTCTTCGTATTGGGAGATGAAAGCCTGTACGGCGGAGAGATGGTACTGAATGCAGAGCGCATTAAAGCCTGTGATGATGCCATCGACACCGCACTGGCCCATACTGTCAAGGTTCACTCCTATCTGGGAACTCCGCACCATACTCTGCCTTACCCTACACCTGCTGATGAAGAGGCCATGGTTAAGGAGTACAAGCGTTTTGCATTACGCACCGGCGGTGAACATTATATTTACACCAAAGGCATTGCTGATTTCTCCCAAGTACTGAAAAACGCTATCTGCGCCAGCAAGGTACCCCATCAGGAAAGTGTCGAAGAGAAGAAAGAAGAGGCCGATAAGTTGGAAGGTAAAGATCCTGTCGATAAGCCAGATAATACCGCTTCAGGAAATAGTAATCTCTGCGAGCAACTCCCCGAGATTGTCAAAGCGGTTAATACGTTGGCCGACGTACTGAAAGGTCTGGTTGAGTCCTGCGCCCCGAGCAGCAAAGGAGAAAAACACGCTTGTCGTTGTCATGAACATGATGCGAAAAAAGACACTGGGAATAACAGTGCTGAGCAACCTGGGAATAGTAACTCCGGGGTGGAAGAGCAGCCCCAGGTATCCGAATTCGTCGATAAAACGATGTTTACTGATGGCGACTGGAACCACTGGGAAGCCGGGCCCGTCGGACATGACTGTCAACTTGTCGATTACGCGAAGCAAAAAACTAAAGGTCTTTATTTTAAAACAGCTGCGAACAAAGCGCATGCCGGCACTATCCTGAAGAAAACTCTGGTTGGATTGGAACCAGGGCAAGAGTATTCGTTTCTGATCCGCGCCAAGCGGGTGATCGGGAAGTTTAGTACACCAAAGCTCTCATTGAGCGTTGACGGTAAAGACATCAGTGGCGTGGTAGAGCTGATAACTACAGATGAGTGGGTGACAATAACAGGGAACTTCACCGCGGGAGCGGGGCCGACAAATCTGGAGGTGATCAGTCATGAAAATGACAGCAATGGCAATGATTACCATGTGGGACGCCTGGTGATTGCCAATCCTGGAAACCCGGCTTTAGACATTTGA
- a CDS encoding nitronate monooxygenase produces the protein MSQWPDTRILDLLGIELPIIQAPMAGATNSSMVIAVCNAGGLGSMPAAMLSIEQLREELKTIREHTRNPFNVNFFCHQPPAADEQRARDWKNLLEPYYRELGVDFDAPTPVSNRAPFDTAACAVLEEFRPEVVSFHFGLPEKSLLDRVKATGAKILSSATTVDEALWLEQNGCDAIIAMGYEAGGHRGMFLSDDLSSQVGTFALVPQIVDAVKVPVIAAGAIADARGVAAALVLGASAVQVGTAYLFTPEAKVSASHHQALRTAKESETAITNLFTGRPARGILNRVMREIGPMSAKAPAFPLAGGALMPLRTKNEAQFSNLWAGQAFPLGQELSSADLTRELAQGALAKLVRH, from the coding sequence ATGAGCCAATGGCCTGACACTCGCATTCTTGACCTGCTCGGCATCGAGTTGCCGATCATCCAGGCCCCGATGGCCGGTGCCACGAACTCGTCCATGGTGATTGCCGTGTGCAACGCCGGTGGCTTGGGTTCGATGCCGGCCGCAATGCTGAGCATCGAGCAGTTGCGCGAAGAGCTGAAGACCATTCGCGAGCACACCCGCAATCCGTTCAACGTCAATTTTTTCTGCCACCAGCCACCGGCCGCCGATGAACAGCGCGCGCGAGACTGGAAAAACCTGCTGGAGCCGTATTACCGCGAGCTGGGCGTCGATTTCGACGCACCGACCCCGGTTTCCAATCGGGCGCCATTCGATACGGCAGCGTGCGCCGTGCTCGAAGAGTTTCGTCCTGAGGTGGTGAGCTTTCACTTTGGCCTGCCGGAAAAATCCCTGCTGGATCGGGTCAAGGCCACGGGTGCGAAAATCCTCTCGTCCGCCACCACCGTCGATGAAGCGCTGTGGCTTGAGCAAAACGGTTGCGACGCGATCATCGCCATGGGTTACGAGGCTGGCGGGCATCGCGGGATGTTTCTCAGCGATGACCTGAGCAGCCAGGTCGGCACCTTCGCGCTGGTGCCGCAGATCGTCGATGCGGTGAAGGTGCCGGTAATCGCTGCCGGCGCGATTGCCGATGCGCGCGGAGTGGCTGCGGCATTGGTGCTGGGTGCGTCAGCGGTGCAGGTCGGTACCGCGTACCTGTTCACCCCGGAAGCGAAAGTCAGCGCCTCCCATCACCAGGCGCTGCGCACCGCCAAGGAAAGCGAAACCGCGATTACCAACCTGTTCACCGGGCGCCCGGCTCGCGGCATTCTCAATCGGGTGATGCGCGAAATCGGCCCGATGTCAGCGAAAGCCCCGGCCTTCCCGCTGGCCGGCGGAGCGCTGATGCCATTGCGCACCAAAAACGAAGCGCAGTTCAGTAACCTTTGGGCCGGTCAGGCGTTCCCGCTGGGCCAGGAACTGAGCAGCGCCGATCTGACCCGGGAACTGGCGCAAGGCGCGCTGGCAAAACTGGTCCGACACTGA